CAGCTCCGTGCCCGAGGAGGTCCGCACCACGGCGTCGAGCGCCGGCCCGCGCAGGTCCTGCAGCGCCGCGTCGAGCCGGGCCGCCGAGGCCTCGAGGTCGGCGAGGTGCTCGGCGAGGGGCCGCCCCGCGCCGCGCTCGATGTCGGCGTCGCGGGTGGCGCGGTCGGCGTACATGGGCGTCTCCTCGCCGGTGGCCGCCCACCGCACGAGGTTGACCATGCCGTCGGCGTTGCGCGCCACGTGCGCGAGCACGTGCCCGCGGGTCCAGCCGGGCAGCAGGCTGGGCGCGCGGACCGCGGCCCCGTCGAGCCCGCGCGCGGCGTCGAGGAAGCGCCGGGTGCTGGCCGCCAGCGGCTCCCGCCAGGGCGGCGCGGACCCCGGCGCGGCGGCGTCCGCGCCGCCGGGGCCGGGCTGCGGCGGGACCGGGACGGGGGCCGTGGGCGTGCTCACGCGCGCGACGCTAGCCGCCCCCGCTCCGGCGCGAAACCGTCGGAGGGCCCGCATAGCATGGCTGTCGCCCCTCGGACCCCTCGCCGGCCCCGCCCCCCCCCCGCGCCCGGCGCGCCGCCCGCGGAGCGCCCCGTACCCCGACCGGAAGAGACCCGTGGCCGACCGCCTCATCGTCCGTGGTGCCCGCGAGCACAACCTCAAGGACGTCTCCCTCGACCTGCCGCGGGACAGCCTCATCGTCTTCACGGGGCTGTCCGGGTCCGGCAAGTCGAGCCTCGCCTTCGACACGATCTTCGCGGAGGGCCAGCGCCGCTACGTCGAGTCCCTCTCGGCCTACGCCCGCCAGTTCCTCGGGCAGATGGACAAGCCCGACGTCGACTTCATCGAGGGCCTGTCGCCGGCGGTGTCGATCGACCAGAAGTCGACCTCGCGCAACCCGCGGTCGACGGTCGGCACGATCACCGAGGTCTACGACTACCTGCGCCTGCTCTTCGCCCGCGCCGGGCGCGCCCACTGCCCGGTCTGCGGCGCGCCCATCGCGCGCCAGACCCCGCAGCAGATCGTCGACCGGGTGCTCGAGCTCGCCGAGGGCACCCGCTTCCAGGTGCTGGCCCCCGTGGTGCGGGGGCGCAAGGGGGAGTACGCCGACCTCTTCCGCGAGCTGCAGACCAAGGGCTACAGCCGCGCCCGGGTCGACGGCACGGTGCTGCCGCTCGCCGAGTCGCCCAAGCTCAAGAAGCAGGAGAAGCACACGATCGAGGTGGTCGTCGACCGCCTCGCGGTGAAGGCGAGCGCCAAGCAGCGCCTCACGGACTCCGTCGAGACCGCGCTCGGCCTCGCCGACGGCATCGTCGTGCTCGACTTCGTCGACCTGCCCGAGGACGACCCCGACCGGGAGCGGCGGTTCTCCGAGAAGCTCGCGTGCCCGAACGACCACCCGCTGTCGGTCGAGGACCTCGAGCCGCGCTCGTTCTCCTTCAACGCCCCCTACGGCGCGTGCCCGGACTGCACCGGCCTCGGCACGAAGATGGAGATCGACCCCGAGCTGCTCGTCCCCGACGAGGACCTCTCGCTGCGCGACGGCGCGGTGGCGCCGTGGGCGGTCGGGCAGTCCGCGGACTACTTCGTGCGCCTGCTCGAGGCGCTGGCCGAGACGCTCGGCTTCGACGTCGACACCCCGTGGCGCAAGCTGCCCAAGCGGGCCAAGGACGCGGTGCTGCACGGCCTCGACTACGAGGTCCACGTGAAGTACCGCAACCGCTACGGGCGCGAGCGCTCGTACTACACGGGCTTCGAGGGCGCGATCCCCTTCGTGCGCCGCCGGCACTCCGAGACCGACTCGGACTGGAGCCGGGAGCGCTACGAGGGCTACATGCGCGAGGTGCCCTGCCCCACCTGCGGCGGGGCGCGGCTCAAGCCGGAGGTGCTCGCGGTCACCGTCGGCGGGCGCAGCATCGCCGAGGTCACCGCCCTGCCGATCCGCGGCTGCGACGCGTTCCTGCGCGAGGTCGAGCTGGCCCCGCGGGAGCGGCAGATCGCCGAGCAGGTGCTCAAGGAGATCCACGCCCGGCTCGGGTTCCTCCTCGACGTCGGCCTGGACTACTTGAGCCTGGACCGGCCGGCGGGGACGCTGTCCGGCGGCGAGGCGCAGCGCATCCGGCTGGCCACCCAGATCGGCGCCGGCCTCGTCGGCGTCCTCTACGTGCTCGACGAGCCGTCGATCGGGCTGCACCAGCGCGACAACCGCCGGCTCATCGACACGCTCACCCGCCTGCGCGACCTCGGCAACACCCTCATCGTCGTCGAGCACGACGAGGACACCATCAAGGTCGCGGACTGGGCGGTGGACATCGGCCCGGGCGCGGGGGAGCACGGCGGGCAGGTCGTCGTCAGCGGCCCGGTGCAGGAGCTGCTCGACAGCCCCGACTCGCTCACGGGCGCCTACCTCGCCGGCCGCCGGTCGATCCCGGTCCCCGCCGAGCGGCGCCCGCGCGACCCGGCGCGCCAGCTCGTCGTCAAGGGCGCGCGCGAGCACAACCTGCGCGGCGTCGACGTGGCCTTCCCGCTGGGCTGCCTCGTCGCCGTCACCGGGGTGTCCGGGTCCGGCAAGTCCACGCTGGTCAACGACATCCTCTACACGGTGCTGGCGAACAAGCTCAACGGCGCCCGCCGGGTGCCCGGGCGGCACAAGACCGTGACCGGCCTGGAGCACCTCGACAAGGTCGTGCACGTCGACCAGAGCCCGATCGGGCGCACGCCGCGGTCCAACCCGGCGACGTACACCGGGGTCTTCGACCACATGCGCAAGCTGTTCGCCGAGACGCAGGAGGCCAAGGTCCGCGGCTACCTGCCGGGCCGGTTCTCCTTCAACGTCAAGGGCGGGCGCTGCGAGGCGTGCTCCGGCGACGGCACGCTGAAGATCGAGATGAACTTCCTCCCGGACGTCTACGTCCCGTGCGAGGTGTGCCACGGTGCGCGCTACAACCGCGAGACGCTCGAGGTGCACTTCAAGGGCAGGACGATCGCCGAGGTCCTCGACATGCCGATCGAGGAGGCGGCCGACTTCTTCGAGGCGGTCCCGGCGATCGCGCGGCACCTGCGGACCCTCGTCGACGTCGGGCTCGGGTACGTCCGCCTGGGCCAGCCCGCGCCGACCCTGTCCGGCGGCGAGGCGCAGCGCGTCAAGCTCGCCGCGGAGCTGCAGAAGCGCTCGTCCGGGCGCACCGTCTACGTGCTCGACGAGCCGACGACGGGCCTGCACTTCGAGGACATCAGCAAGCTGCTCGGCGTGCTGACGAGCCTGGTGGACAAGGGCAACACGGTCGTCGTCATCGAGCACAACCTCGACGTCATCAAGACCGCGGACTGGATCGTCGACATGGGCCCGGAGGGCGGCTCGGGCGGTGGCACGGTCGTCGCCCAGGGCACGCCCGAGCAGGTCGCGGCGACCGAGGGGAGCTACACCGGCCAGTTCCTGCGCGAGGTGCTCACCGTCCCCGCGGCGGCGGCCCGCTCCGGCCCGGCGGGCACGGGGCGCGCCCGCAGCTCCGCCGGCCCCGCCGCGAAGGGTGCGGCCCGGGGGCGCGCGCGCGCCGCGGTGGGGGCGGGGACCGCCGGGTCCTGACCCCGCGGCGGGCCCGGTGCGCGGGCCGGCACCGGGGTGGCACGCCCGCGCGCCGACCGGCGCGCGGGGGTGCCGGCCGGCTGGCATGCTGGAACTCTCAAGCACCCGGCGGGCGTGCACGAGCACGCGCGCGGCGGCACCGCACCAACCCAGGAGGACGCGTGGACCAGCACGACGAGCGGCACCCCCTGCAGCCCGCGCTGCTGCCGGACCGGCGCGTGGTGCTGCGCGGCGCCCTCGGGGCCACGGTCCTGGCCGGCACCCTGAGCGCCTGCAGCGGGGCGGCCGACGAGGCAGCGCCCGGCGCGGGCGACGACGCCGCCGGGGCGACGCCGGGGACGGTCGTCGCCGCCGCGGCCGACGTGCCGGAGGGCAGCGGCGTCATCGTCGGCGGGCTCGTCGTCACCCAGCCGACGGCGGGGGAGTTCCGCGCCTTCGGCGTGACGTGCACGCACGCCCAGTGCGCGGTCCGCGACGTCGAGGGCGCCGAGATCGTCTGCCCCTGCCACGGCAGCCGGTTCTCGGTGCAGGACGGCGCGGCCCTCACCGGCCCCGCGAGCAGCCCGCTGGAGGAGGTCGCCGTCCGGCTGCAGGGCGCGGACGTGGTCCGCGCCTGACCCCTCCGCCCCGCCCGCCGCCGGGCGGGGACGGTCGGTGGCGCGACGTAGGGTTGAGGACGTGGCTGACCCGGCGACGTACCGACCTGCTCCCGGGTCGATCCCCGACTCCCCGGGGGTCTACAAGTTCCGCGACGCGACCGGACGGGTCGTCTACGTCGGCAAGGCCAAGAGCCTGCGCTCGCGCCTGTCGTCGTACTTCCAGGACCTGGC
The sequence above is drawn from the Vallicoccus soli genome and encodes:
- a CDS encoding maleylpyruvate isomerase family mycothiol-dependent enzyme produces the protein MSTPTAPVPVPPQPGPGGADAAAPGSAPPWREPLAASTRRFLDAARGLDGAAVRAPSLLPGWTRGHVLAHVARNADGMVNLVRWAATGEETPMYADRATRDADIERGAGRPLAEHLADLEASAARLDAALQDLRGPALDAVVRTSSGTELPGRDLPWGRRRELEVHLVDLDVGTTPAHWPEDFVLRTLDDLAPLFRHARETPVRALRSAPAGPSWEVGARGPDLHGPPSALLAWLTGRSSGDGLRPDPDGPVPPAPRWA
- the uvrA gene encoding excinuclease ABC subunit UvrA, with the translated sequence MADRLIVRGAREHNLKDVSLDLPRDSLIVFTGLSGSGKSSLAFDTIFAEGQRRYVESLSAYARQFLGQMDKPDVDFIEGLSPAVSIDQKSTSRNPRSTVGTITEVYDYLRLLFARAGRAHCPVCGAPIARQTPQQIVDRVLELAEGTRFQVLAPVVRGRKGEYADLFRELQTKGYSRARVDGTVLPLAESPKLKKQEKHTIEVVVDRLAVKASAKQRLTDSVETALGLADGIVVLDFVDLPEDDPDRERRFSEKLACPNDHPLSVEDLEPRSFSFNAPYGACPDCTGLGTKMEIDPELLVPDEDLSLRDGAVAPWAVGQSADYFVRLLEALAETLGFDVDTPWRKLPKRAKDAVLHGLDYEVHVKYRNRYGRERSYYTGFEGAIPFVRRRHSETDSDWSRERYEGYMREVPCPTCGGARLKPEVLAVTVGGRSIAEVTALPIRGCDAFLREVELAPRERQIAEQVLKEIHARLGFLLDVGLDYLSLDRPAGTLSGGEAQRIRLATQIGAGLVGVLYVLDEPSIGLHQRDNRRLIDTLTRLRDLGNTLIVVEHDEDTIKVADWAVDIGPGAGEHGGQVVVSGPVQELLDSPDSLTGAYLAGRRSIPVPAERRPRDPARQLVVKGAREHNLRGVDVAFPLGCLVAVTGVSGSGKSTLVNDILYTVLANKLNGARRVPGRHKTVTGLEHLDKVVHVDQSPIGRTPRSNPATYTGVFDHMRKLFAETQEAKVRGYLPGRFSFNVKGGRCEACSGDGTLKIEMNFLPDVYVPCEVCHGARYNRETLEVHFKGRTIAEVLDMPIEEAADFFEAVPAIARHLRTLVDVGLGYVRLGQPAPTLSGGEAQRVKLAAELQKRSSGRTVYVLDEPTTGLHFEDISKLLGVLTSLVDKGNTVVVIEHNLDVIKTADWIVDMGPEGGSGGGTVVAQGTPEQVAATEGSYTGQFLREVLTVPAAAARSGPAGTGRARSSAGPAAKGAARGRARAAVGAGTAGS
- a CDS encoding Rieske (2Fe-2S) protein, translated to MDQHDERHPLQPALLPDRRVVLRGALGATVLAGTLSACSGAADEAAPGAGDDAAGATPGTVVAAAADVPEGSGVIVGGLVVTQPTAGEFRAFGVTCTHAQCAVRDVEGAEIVCPCHGSRFSVQDGAALTGPASSPLEEVAVRLQGADVVRA